CAAGGGAAGAGGCAGATAGGGAAAATCGAATTCTCAGTGACTCTAAAAAATATGCACAAAGTTATAAGGGAGATAACACAAGAGGTTCAATTGCATTGAAATATGCCCTTGCCCAAGTCGGAGATGTGTATGTGTGGGCTGCGGCAGGACCAACGCGTTGGGATTGTTCAGGATTGACTATGCGCTCTTTTCAAAAGGCAGGTGTATCACTTCCGCATTCATCTCGAATTCAAATTAAATATGGAAAAAATATTTCAGCTTCATCATTAAAGCCAGGTGACTTACTGTTTTTTGGTAAGCCGATTAGCCATGTCTCCATCTATATGGGTGGGGGAAAAATGGTTCAGGCCCCACGTCCAGGTAAAAGAGTAGAAGTTGTGAATTTCACAAAAGTATTTGGAAAGAAGCCATTTGTTGGAGCTCGCAGATTATGATGAAAATAAAGATATTAGTTATTCAAATTATTTTGATTTCCCTGAGCGTGATTGTGCTCCCGGCACCAGGTAATGCAACGAGTCATAAACCGACACTTGCTCAAATTGAAGCTGCCAAGAAGTTAGAAGCTGCAAAGAAAAAAGTTGCAGCTGATGCGCTCAAGCGGTTGGAGAAGGCGCGTGGAAATTTGCGTGCTCTGACGACTATCGCAAAGGCTGCAGAAGCAAAGTATGTTGCAGCACGAAATGAATTGGCACGGGCCACAGCTAAATCCGTAGCCGCTACCAAAATCTATGAAGAAGCTGTTGCATCTGTTGCATTTACACATCGTGAGATTGGCAAGTTAGCCGTGCATGCATATAGGTCAGGGGGGAGTTTAAGTGATCTTGAAGTACTGCTGGATTCTCGCGGTCCCCAAGAACTTATCGATCGGATGTCTACGCTAGATAATCTGGGGGCAACCAATAAAACAACGCTCTCACGATTTAAGTCAGCTGAGGAGATTGCTCAAAAAGCAAAAGTAGTTGCCGTTGCCGCTCAGGAGGAACAGAGAGTAGTCACAATTCGAGTGGCTGATGCAAAGAAGGAAGCAGCTGATGCTCGGGCAGAGCAACAGAAAGAGGTAGATAAGCTTCAGGCAGTTCAAGACAAACTACAGCGCGATTTAGCTTCAGCAAAGAAAGTTCGCATTACTTTAGAGCAGCGCCGACAACTTGCAATTCTGGAAGAGACTCGAGCAAATGAGGCAACAAAGGTCACGGGCCAGGCAAAAATTTGGCGCACTGGGGGACCAACAGGAGTGAGTAGTTCACGAACATCTCAAGCTCAACGGCTCAAAGCAGTTGAATTTGCAAAAAGGCAGGTGCTTGCAAAGAAGCCTTATGTCTGGGGAGATGAAGGACCAAATACATTCGATTGCTCAGGTCTTGTTTATGCCGCATATAAATATGCCGGTTTAGGTTGGCCCATTTGGGACCGCTTGAACTCAGGTTTGTATTACACATATACAAAGCAGATTCCATTGTCGGAAATGGAACCAGGAGATCTTCTCTTTTATTCATACAAGGGCACGATTAGTACTATCCACCACATCAGCATCTATGCCGGTGAGGGCATGATGTGGGAAGCTCGTTCAACAAAGAGTGGACTTCGATTCTCAAATATTTATAGTGTTGATGGCTTGATGCCTTATGCAGGGAGGGTGTGAGAGTGAAAAGAATTACTTTTGTTCTGCTTGCTTTTTTAATCGCTAGTGTCCACAGCGCTTCGGCAGCTGGAGAAAACATTGGTTCCCTCTCACACATTCATAGTGTCAGGGCCTTGGGAAATCAGATAATTCTTGGCACGCACGAAGGATTATTTGAATACCTCAATGAAAAGAGTGTGAAGAGAATTAGTCCAGAACGCTTTGACGTTATGGGGCTTGCAATTTCAGCAAAGGGCTTTTACGCAAGTGGACATCCTGGGGCTGGTTCAAAGCTTAAAGATCCAGTTGGACTTATATTTTCTTCCGATAGTGGGCAAAGTTGGAAGAGTTTAGCTCTGACTGGGATTGTTGATTTTCACATTCTTGAAACGAACGGTAAGGAATTTTACGGTGCTGACTCAGGCTCTGGCCAACTAATGTATTCCAGTAATAGCGGTAAAAGTTGGGCAAAACGTGGCCTGAATCCATTTACAGACATCGCCCCTGATCCAAAAATAAGAGCCTCTGTCTTGGGAGTTAAGGATGGCAAGGTTTTCCGTTCCCTTAATGCATTCAAGAGTTCCTCAGTGATAAAAACAACATTTGAAGTTGATTCGATTGACTGGATTGAGGGAAGCTTGATTGCATCATCGGGCAAGGTTCTTTATGAATCAACTAACGCTGGTACTAGTTGGAAAAAACTCATTACGCTTCCCGCACCTATCGGCACCATTACTCAGTCATCATCGATGATAGCTGTGGTCATGAATGGTGTGATCTATTCAGCAAGTAGAAGTAATCTTGAGTTTATCAAGCATCAAAAAAAGTAAATTGTTTCCGAGAGGCTGCCTTACTTCTACCGATCTTCAATTGTATTGAGGCCGAACGTCAGTGGGGCGGGTCGGGCTCGAACCGACGACGACAGAATTATGAGTTCTGGGCTCTAACCAACTGAGCTACCGCCCCTAAAACTTCTTTGAGTGCATGCGTATGTTACGGGGCTAAATCTATAGTGGCAAAGATAAGGTCAGACATATGAATCTGCGCCGTATTTCCACGCTCCTTGCCCTTGTGATGTTGCTTCCACTCAGTAGCGCGAATGCTGCACCAATTTACGTTTTTCCAGTGGCAGGCTGTGAAGTCAACTATGCCAGGGCTCATCATGATTATGCAGCTACAGATATTTTGGCCAAAGCTGGGTGCAAGTTTGTGGCACCCATTAATGGTGTGGTCGATGAAGTAAATCGAACAGATAGTTGGAGTGGAAAAACTAACTTAGGTATTGATCGTGGGGGACTCTACGTTTCAATCATTGGTGAAGACGGTGTTCGCTATTACGGATCTCACTTGCGAACAATCCCAGCAAGTATTCAGCCCGGAGTTGTTGTCAAAGCTGGACGGTTGTTGGGCGGCATTGGATCAACGGGTAGTGCCCGTGGAACTGCGCCACATTTACATTTTGGAATATCGTGGCCAACCCCACCTCAAACATGGTGGGTGCGTCGCGGAGAAGTATTGCCGTGGAAATATTTAGATGCGTGGAAGGCTGGAAAAGATTTATCTCCAGTAAAAGAAGTTAATGCACGTAAGTTAAAAGTTGGAGAGATTCCACCTGTACCAAAAAAATAACCCCCACTGTTTCCAGTGAGGGTTATTTGTAAAGCGGTTTTAATTAGGCAGGATTAACTGCATCAGCCTGAGGACCCTTTGGACCCTGTACGACCTCAAATGAAACTGCCTGACCCTCTTCAAGGGACTTGTAACCGTTTCCTTGGATAGCTGAGTAGTGAACGAATACATCTTGTCCGCCACCATCAACTGCAATGAAACCGAAACCCTTTTCAGAGTTGAACCACTTAACTGTGCCTGTTGCCATGTTTTTACTTTTCCTTCGATATGTGGGTGTTCCGAGAAATCCTCGGATCACGGTCTTCCTCTTGCGCCAGCGATACCGAATATGTGTTACATGAAACGGGTACTGATTAAGCGTCCGACTGAGGTGAACTCTACCGCCTACTGAGCCGTATGCCTAAAGTGGGGCTGGACAGTTTGAGCGTGCACGGTGTTCAATTAAGGCACTAGTGAGAGCAAATGCAGCTGGGGAAGGTCGCATTTGGCGCCCTTGCTAGGAGATCATCATGCAACGTCTTGTCACGCCTTCTGCCCAATTATCGGTGCGGGGCTTACTTACTATTCACTCAGCACCCTCTGCGCTGCGCCGTCATATTGATTGGGCGATTCAAAACATCGTTGGCGCAGACGCACAAGTGAACTGGCAACCGCAAAGCTTGATGGTCGGCACATTTAAAACAAAATGCCAATGGAGAGGTTGCGGCGGATCTGCGGCAGAGATTGCCAGCACTTTGCGAAGTTGGCACTACTTAAACTTTGAAGTTCTTGAGGAAAATGAGAACGGTGGCGAACTCTTTCGCTTTACACCAGAGCTTGGACTTCACAGAGCAGTCACAGATTTAAGTGGGGCTGTGCTTCTCAATGAGTTCGCAATAAATAATGTGATGCAAAAGGCTTTCGATGAAGATTCAATACGACAAGGTCTTTTGCAGGCTATGGGAACTGCCTGGGATGTAGAGCTAGAAAGATTTCGGAGTGCTGGCATGGGCGAACCTGCGCGCTTGCATGCAATCTAATCAGTTAGGATAAAGACATGAGCCAACTAAATGAATCCCCAATTATTACCGTAGAGCGCCGCAAGGCAATAACAATCATTGTGTCAGCAGTAATCATTGCGCTCGCACTCGGTGTTGGATTAACTCAAGTTGGAACCGGCTTTGCAACGCGTGCTGGTAATGGAATCACTGTTACAGGATCAGCCAAGACAAGTGCTGTTGCAGATAATGCAGTCTGGACTCTCTCTGTCAGTCTTTCATCTCCAACAGTTGGTGCGGCTGTGAAGAAAGTAGATTCAGATGTTGCAGCCCTGTCTTCCTATTTAACGCAAGGCGGCATTGCAGCAGATGCCCTCACTCTTGGCGCAGTTTCTACTTATGCCAATGAGGAGTATGTCAATGGAAATTCAACAGGTCGTATTCTTTCCTACCGTGCTTCTCGCGATGTGACGGTTCGAACAAAGGATGTGCAATTAGTTTCAAAGTTGAGTCAAGGAATTGGCACTTTGCTTGAAACTGGAATTAACGTGAATAACTATGGACCTCAGTACTACATCTCAAACTTGCCCGAGCTTCGCCCAGAGTTAATGAGTGAAGCGATGAAGGATGCAAAGCTTCGCGCAGAATCACTGACTAAAGCTGTGGGTGGATCACTTGGTTCATTGGCAAACGTCAAAGCAGGCCCAATTCAAATCACAACCCCAGATTCAACAATGACTGCAGATTATGGTGCCTACGACACAAGCACTATCAATAAGACTGTTAGCGCAACTGTTTCTGTAACTTTTAATACAAACTAAAGCGGGATATTGCCGTGAGCACCACGGCGGTGAGGTGCCTGGGCAATAACTTTTGCTAATGCACTTCGTGTTTTTGCTGGCTCAATAATCTCATCCACTGCGCCAATTTCAACGGCGCGTGTAACACCACCAGAAATCTTTTCGTGCTCTGCCGCCAGCTCTAACTCCATTGCTTCACGTTGTTCTGCGGGCAAGCCGGCCAAAATACGGCGATGCAACACTCGAACCGCTGCAACTGCGCCCATCACTGATACTTCAGCGTTAGGCCAAGCAAATACACGTGTGGCACCTAGAGCTTTTGAATTCATTGCAACATAGGCACCGCCATATGCACGGCGTGTAATCAATGTGACTCGAGGGACAACGGCTTCGCCAAATGCATGCAATAGCTTTGCACCGCGTCGAACCGCACCTTCCCACTCTTGTCCGGCGCCCGGTAAGAATCCTTGGACATCTGCAATAACAATGAGTGGAATACCAAATGCATCACAAGTGCGAACAAAGCGCGCCGCCTTTTCACCAGCTGCAGCATCAAGTGCGCCAGCAATGTGTGCTGGGTTGCTTGCCAACACACCAACTGTTGCACCACCTAATCGACCAAGAACTGTTGTCATGTTGGGTGCCCACATGGATAGAAGCTCAATGTGTTCTGCATCGGTGTCTAGGATCGCTTCAACTAAGGGATGCACTTCATATGTGCGCACTTTTGATTGCGGGACAAAGGCTGCAAGATCAATGTCATTAACTTCTGCGTTCATAAACCCTTGATTTGCAAAAAGATCGGTCAACGTGCGGATGTCAGTAATTGCTTCATCTTCATCTGTAGCGATGATGTGTGCAAGGCCGCTATTTTTACGATGCGCCTCTGGTCCACCCAAGAGGGCCATATCTGTATCTTCACCCGTAACGCTCTTAACAACATCAGGGCCAGTTACAAAGATTCTTCCTTCAGGAGATAAAACAACAATGTCAGTAAGTGCTGGTCCATATGCACCGCCACCGGCTGTTGGTCCAAGAACAAGTGATAACTGAGGGATGCGTCCACTTGCAGAGATCATTGATTGGAAAACTTCTCCGAAGGCATCAAGGGATGCAACACCATCACTTAATCGCGCACCACCTGAGTGCCAGATACCAATGATGGGAACTTGAGCACCCATCGCAGCCTTATATGCCGTAACAATTACTTTTGAGCCTTCTACTCCTAGCGCTCCACTTTTAATTGTGGCATCGGATGCAAAGACAACAACTTTATTTCCTTTGATATCACCCGTAACGGCAACCATTCCGCAATCGGTGCGGGGGATAAGGAATTCAAACTTTCCGCCATCGAGTAAGCGAGCGATGCGGCTTTCTGGATCGCGTGGGTCTAACTGCTGCGTTGGCACTTATATGCTCTTAAATACCAATACGACGTTGTGGCCACCGAAACCAAAAGAGTCATTAAGAGCTGCGATGTCACCGGCTGGTAGTGCTCGGGGCTTATCGCGAACAACGTCAACAGTGACGGCTGGATCTAAATCATCGATATTAATTGTTGGGGGAGCAAGGCGATCTTGCAAAGTCTTAACAATAAAGACAGATTCAATGGCACCTGCGCCACCGAGCAAGTGCCCGGTCATAGATTTAGTTGCAGAAACTGCAACATGATCTGCATCTGCTCCAAGTGCTGCGCGCAAAGCATTTGCTTCGGCAACATCGCCGGCTGGTGTGGAAGTGGCGTGGGCATTTAAGTGAACGATGTCTTTGGTCGTTAAACCTGAATCACGAAGCGCAAACTTCACTGCTCTCTGCACGCCAGCTCCATCTGGATCTGGGGCTGCGATGTGATAACCGTCAGAGGTTAAGCCTTGTCCTGCGATTTCACAGTAAATCTTGGCACCACGTGCCACTGCATGTTCATACTCTTCGAGAACTAAAATTCCGCCACCTTCGCCCAAAACAAAGCCATCTCGATTTAAATCATAAGGACGAGATGCTCGCTGCGGTTCATCATTTCTAGTTGATAGGGCTTTCATCGCAGCAAAACCTGACATTGGCATTGCGTGGATTGCCGCTTCAACTCCGCCGCTGACAACAATGTCTGCGCGATCATTTCTAATCATCTCTAGTGCATAACCAATGGCTTCAGCACCTGATGCACAGGCACTTACTGGGGTGTGAACACCAGCACGGGCTTGTAGTTCAAGACCAACATTTGCTGCAGGACCATTTGGCATCAACATAGGAACGGTGTGTGGGCTAACTAGACGTGCACCCTTTTCACGCAAAATGTCATATTGATCAAGCAGTGTTGTTACACCGCCAATACCTGAAGCGATTACAACACCAAGGCGCTCTTTATCTACATCAGGTGAGCCTGCATCTTTCCACGCTTCACGCGATGCAATCATTGCAAATTGTTCTGATCTATCTAAGCGCCGAAGTTCAACACGCTCCATCTGCTCAGATGGTTCAACTGCTACTCGAGCTGCAAAGTGCACTGGAAGAGTTTGCGCCCATTCCTCAGTCAAGTTTCGAACACCGCTAGTGCCAGCAAGTAGGGCTGACCAAGAAGTTGTTACATCCCCACCAATAGGAGTTGTGGCACCAAGTCCGGTGACGACAACGCGGCGACGAGACATGAAAGGTGAGTTCTTACTACTTACTTAGCTGCGTTGACGATGAAATTAACTGCATCGCCAACTGTGACGAGATCAGTTACAGCCTCATCAGGAATCTTTACGCCAAAGCGCTCTTCTGCAGCAACTACAACTTCAACCATGCTCAGTGAATCTACTTCTAGATCCTCAGTGAAGTTCTTATCAAGCTCAATTGATGCAGCTGGAATACCGGCTACTTCTTCTACGATCTCTTTAAGTCCTGCTAGTACATCTGCTGGTGCAAGTGCCATGTGATGTGTTCCTTTTCTTGAGCTAATAGTTCAATGGATCAACAGGTGGTAATTCTCTATGAAAGGAGTGCTTACTTACGAGTATTGACAGGCGTAAGTGTCATAAATCTCAGGGTGCAGGCGGTAGCTGCACGACCTGCCCCGCATAAACCAGGCCAGCCCCATAGCCAATGAGCAACGCTAATTTGCCGTGCATCTCGGGATGCTTTTCAAGCAGGATATCCATTGCAAGGGGAATTGATGCTGCAGAAGTATTTCCATTCACACGAATGTCATCAGCAACTAAAACTGAATCTGGCAACTTCATTTCCTTCACCATTGTTTCAATGATGCGAATATTTGCTTGGTGCGGGATGAATACATCAAGATCATTAACGCCTAACCCTGCAGACTCCAAAGCCTTGAGACCGACTTTGCTCATGGAGTACACAGCCCAACGAAAAACAGTTTGACCTTGCTGTGAAATATTTGGCCACCCTAATTGTGCAACGCCTTTATCTGGAGAGTTTCTAAATTCGGTATAAGCAGGATTGAGCAAAATAGCATCGCGTGAGTCTGCATCTGAACCCCAAATTGTCGGACCAATTTTTGCTTCTGCGCTTTGTCCAACGACAACTGCACCTGCACCATCGGCAAAGATAAATGCAGTTGCGCGATCATCTGGGTCAGTAAAGTCAGAGAGCTTTTCAACGCCAACGACTAAGACGTTTTTCGAAGTTCCACCGCGCACCAAATCACTGGCCATGCCAACGCCATAACAAAAGCCAGCACATGCTGCACTGATATCAAAAGCTGCAGCTTTTGGATTACCGAGTTCATTGATGAGTTCAGTGGCAGCACTAGGTGCCTGGTAGGGATAAGAAATAGTAGAAAGAATCAAAGTGTCGATATCGGCCATAGTGAGGTTGGCTCGCTTAAGTGCACTCTCACATGCAGCCTTGGCCATTGTGATGACAGTTTCATCAGGACCTGCAAAGCGGCGTGATTCGATACCCGTGCGCTGTTGAATCCATTCATCACTTGATTCAATACGGTCAACAATTTCAGAGTTAGGAACTAAACGCTTAGGGCGATAGGAACCGACAGAGAGAATGGCACTGTTAGTCGTTGGTGATGTCTTGATAATCATGCGTGCCTTCCTGCGAATTCCTTAGCAGCAGATAGGTCATCTGCACTCTTAAGGGCGAATGTTTCGATCTCCGGAGCACCGCGCTTGAGTAAGCCAACCAGAGTTCCGGCCGGTGGCAATTCAATGACACCCGTAACTCCTAAGTTTTTAAGTGTTTGCATACATAAGTCCCAGCGCACTGGATTAGCAATCTGATTAACGATACGTGTGAGCACCTCGCTGCCATCGCTCACCACTTCACCATCTTTATTAGAAATGACTGAGATTGTCGTTGGGGCAGTTTGAATGGTTGTTGCAAGTGTTCGCAAAGGCTCAACGGCAGGTTCCATAAAACTTGTGTGAAATGCACCAGCAACTGCTAACGCGCGAACACGAGCCCCTTCGGGAGGATTCTCAGATAGTGCGGCAAGTGCTGCTAAATCTCCGGCTGCAACTATTTGTCCGCCACCATTATCGTTTGCAGCTACAAGTTTAAGTTCTTCTAATTTTTTTAAAACAACTTCGCGATCTCCGCCCAATACCGCAGACATTCCTGCGGGGGAGAGCGCTGCAGCCTTTGCCATCTCTATTCCACGTGCTCGCACTAAACGCAATGCATCTTCATCGCAGATTGCACCGCTTATTGCCGCTGCTGCAAGTTCACCAACTGAGTGACCTGATGTGTAGGCAAAATTCTTGATTCCAAGTGCGTGAGCGCCTAATAGTGATGCAGCCACGATGAGTGGCTGGGCATTGGCAGTGTCTTTAATTTCATCAGCATCTGCTTTTGTACCAAGTCCAATTAAATCCAAATCAATTCGCATTGACCATCGAGATAGAAGTTCATGAAACACGGGATTTGTCACCCAAGAATTAAACATTCCTGGAGTTTGGGAACCCTGTCCCGGAGCAATAATTGCTAACACGTTTATTACTTTACTCGAATGGGTTGCTTACTACCTAGTACGAGTAACTAACCAGACTTGAGCACTGTGTTGAGCAACAGTGATTTTTGCTTGCGGAGCTGCAATTGCAGGCTCATAGGTTGCAACATCTTTGGCAGCATCAAAGATGCATCGGAAAGCTTCGCCCCAGGTTTGATCAGGCAAAGTGAAAATGGTTTCAGCATTAGATGAATTCATGAGAAGCAACAGACCTCGGTTTGGATCTGCTTCAACAAAAACAGTGATGCTGCGCTTTTCTTCATCCTGCCAGTGATCATCACCCATTTCATGACCACCTAAAGAAAACCAGGCAATATCTTTTCGCTTTGTTCCTTCATCAATGATTCCAGTAAAGAACTCTGAAGTCACATCGGCTAGATAGGTTGCACGAATCTTTGCTAACTCTTGGACAGCAGCCAAAATATCTTTACCTTGTTCACTCAACTCCCAAGGCAATGCCCAGCCACCACCCAGAGTTGCTTCACTTTCATCTTGAAAATCTATTGGTAATGAGTAGCCGTTGTTTGAACCATTTTGTGTGCGACTCACTTCATCGCCCATATTGAGCATCGGAACACCAGATGAGAGCATCAGAGTTGCAAGCATCGATTTCTTGAGCCAATGCCTAATTGTGTTCACACCTAGATCATCTGTTTCACCTTCAATGCCAACGTTCCACGATCTATTGGAGTCACTTCCATCGACATTGTTTTCTAAGTTAGCTTCATTGTGTTTAGCGTTATAGCTGACCATGTCATGCAGGGTGAAGCCATCATGGGCTGCAATGAAGTTAATAGATGAAGTTGGGCCGCGGTAATAGAAAATCGAGCTAGAACCACTGATGCTGTTAGCGATATCAGCTACGCCTTCACCATAACCACGCTCTAGATCACCAAGCCAGAACTGGCGCACTGAATCGCGATAAGCATCATTCCATTCTCGCCAAGGATGCGGGAAGTCACCGAGTGAGTAGCGGGAGATATCCCAAGGCTCTGCAATCATCTTAAGGTTTCGCAGAACTGAGTCAGATTCAATGGCAGACATGAGAGATGAATTAAAGGCGCTATTGCTTGTGTATAGGGCTGTGGCTAAATCAAAGCGGAATCCATCAACGCCAATTACTTCTACCCACCAGCGCAGTGAATCAACAATTTGTCGAACAGAGTGGGGATTGCTTGCCGCAAAAGTATTTCCGCAACCGGTGACATCTATGTAATTTCCATTGGCATCTTGACGATAGTAAGCCTTGTTATCAATTCCTTTGTAAGAAAGAGTTGGTCCGCCCACTCCACCTTCAGCGGTGTGGTTATAAACAACATCTAAAATCACTTCAATGCCCGCGTTGTGGAGTTGATCGACTGCAACTTGGAGTTCTGAGATGGGATCACTAGTTGATGCGTAGTTAGCATTAGGAGCACTAAAAGCTAAAGAGTTATAGCCCCAATAATTCTTCCTACCTCGTGCATAGATGCCAGGCTCAGTAACCGATGCTGCTATTGGTAATAGCTCTAGTGCAGTTGTTCCAATTGATTTTAAATGTGCAATTGTTGAAGGATGACCGAGAGCTTTATACGTGCCCCGCTCATTTTCTGGGATTTCTAAGTTCTTAGCCGTAAGGCCTTGCACGTGTGCTTCATAAATTATTGTCTTTGCCCATGGCACAAGTGGGCGATTGATCTCGCGAGCGCTGTGATCAGTAACAACGCTATAAGGAACCTTTCCTGCACTATCGCGATCATCGCGAATAGTTATATCGCCATTTCCCACACCATCGGTTGCAACATGGCCATAGATTTCAGGGACGTAATGAAGTTGCCCATCAAGTGAGTGCGTATAGGGATCAATCAAAAGTTTAGAAGCGTTGAAGCGAACTCCATGTTCTGGTTGCCATGGTCCATAGACGCGGTAGCCATAGCGCTGACCTGGGCGCACGCCTGCTAAGTACCCGTGCCAGATTGGTCCGTTGCGATGTGACATTGCAAAACGGGTTTCTACTAACTTGCCATTGACCTCGTTAAATAGGCAAAGCTCCACGGCATCGGCGGCGTTGGACCAGATGGCAAAGTTAGTTCCGCCATCAGT
This DNA window, taken from Candidatus Planktophila vernalis, encodes the following:
- the glgX gene encoding glycogen debranching protein GlgX; this encodes MLAADPRTLGATVTDGGTNFAIWSNAADAVELCLFNEVNGKLVETRFAMSHRNGPIWHGYLAGVRPGQRYGYRVYGPWQPEHGVRFNASKLLIDPYTHSLDGQLHYVPEIYGHVATDGVGNGDITIRDDRDSAGKVPYSVVTDHSAREINRPLVPWAKTIIYEAHVQGLTAKNLEIPENERGTYKALGHPSTIAHLKSIGTTALELLPIAASVTEPGIYARGRKNYWGYNSLAFSAPNANYASTSDPISELQVAVDQLHNAGIEVILDVVYNHTAEGGVGGPTLSYKGIDNKAYYRQDANGNYIDVTGCGNTFAASNPHSVRQIVDSLRWWVEVIGVDGFRFDLATALYTSNSAFNSSLMSAIESDSVLRNLKMIAEPWDISRYSLGDFPHPWREWNDAYRDSVRQFWLGDLERGYGEGVADIANSISGSSSIFYYRGPTSSINFIAAHDGFTLHDMVSYNAKHNEANLENNVDGSDSNRSWNVGIEGETDDLGVNTIRHWLKKSMLATLMLSSGVPMLNMGDEVSRTQNGSNNGYSLPIDFQDESEATLGGGWALPWELSEQGKDILAAVQELAKIRATYLADVTSEFFTGIIDEGTKRKDIAWFSLGGHEMGDDHWQDEEKRSITVFVEADPNRGLLLLMNSSNAETIFTLPDQTWGEAFRCIFDAAKDVATYEPAIAAPQAKITVAQHSAQVWLVTRTR